The genome window CTCGTGGCGTGAGCACGAGACCCTCGACGATCGAGCGGCCGGAGGTCGATGAGGTCGTCCGGCAGGACAAGCCGTGGATCGTGATCGTGTGGAACGACCCGATCAACCTCATGAGCTACGTGACGTACGTCTTCCAGAAGCTGTTCGGATTCCCCCGTGAAAAGGCGCACCGGCTGATGCTTCAGGTCCACAACGAGGGGCGTGCGATCGTGGCCAGCGGACCGCGGGAACGATGCGAGGCCGACGTGGCCCGACTCCACGCGCACGGCCTCTGGGCGACGCTCTTCAAGGAGGACTGACCGTGCGCGGGCCGTTCGCGCTTCGCCGTGACGGGCAACTCGACGTCACGTTGACGCCGGTCGAGGCCGACCTCTTCCGTTCGGTCGTCGAGCAGATGACGCAGGTGCTCGACGACCCCCCGGCTCGCCTCTTCCCGCCCGCGTACAAGGACGATCCCGAAGCGCAGGCCGAGTACGCCCGGCTGATGACGGAGGATCTTAAGGACGGGAAGCGCCGGGCGATCGCCTCGGTTCAGACGACGCTCGAGCGCGGGAAGCCGAAGCGAGACGCATGGCGCGTGACGTTGACCGCCGACGAGGCGCAGGACTGGCTCGCGGTCCTGAACGATGCCCGCCTTGCGCTCGGAACCCGGCTGGCCGTCACCGAAGACTCCTATGAGCGGGATCTCGATCCGGCCGATCCGGACGCGGCCGCGCACGAGGTGTTCCGCTACCTCGGCTACCTCGAGGACTTCCTGGTCCACACGTTGATGGGCTAGGCTGCGCGGCCATGGCCGACGTCGAAGCAGAGATGGTTGCGAACGTCTGGAAGGTCCTCGTGGCCCCGGGCTCTGAGGTCGCCGAGGGCGACACGCTCGTGATACTCGAGTCGATGAAGATGGAGATCCCCGTCGTCTCCCCCCAAGGCGGAAAAGTGACGGCGGTCAAGGTGGTCGAGGGCGGTGTCGTCCAGGAGGGCGACATCATCGCGGTCGTCGAATAGGTGTCCGATCTCGTCGTCGTCGAGCGCGGCCCAGTCGCAGTCCTCACCCTGAACCGGCCCGAACGGCGCAACGCGCTCAGCGGCGAGATGCTCCAGTCGATCTTCGACGCGCTCGCGTCGCTCGCGACGGACGCCCAAGCCCGTTGCCTGCTGCTCCGCGGCGAAGGGAAGCACTTCTGCGCCGGCGCCGACTTCTCCGACGTCGCCGAGGGCGCGGCAAGCGGCGCGCGCTACGGCGCCGGCTTCGAGCAGATGCTCCGCGCCATCGAGGAGCACCCGCTCCCGGTCGTCGCGGCCGTGCAGGGGGCGGCGCTCGGGGCCGGCTGCCAGCTGCTCGCGGCCGCCGACCTCGCCGTCGCGGCCGACGACGCGCGCATCGGTATCCCGTCGGCGCGGCTCGGGATCCTGCTCGACCTCGAGAAGGTCCAGCGCATGGTCCAGATCATCGGGCCGGCGCACACCCGCGAGCTGCTCCTGACCGGTCGCGAGCTCGACGGTCGTGAGGCGGCCGCGTGGGGTCTGGTCACGAAGGTCGTGAAGGCGCGAGACGTCGATCAGGTCGCGCGCCTGCTCGCCGAGCAGGTCGCCGAGAACGCGCCGCTGTCCGTGCAGGGAAGCAAGGCGGCGATCCGCACCGTCCTTCGCCACGGCTCGCTCGATCGCGCGGCCCACGGGGCGGAGTTCGGGCACCATGACGAGAACGCTCTCCGGGCCCTGACCTCGGCCGACGTCGCCGAAGGGCTCCGCGCGCTGAGCGAGCGGCGGCCCCCCGAGTTCAAAGGCGAGTGAACGATGTCCGTCCTTTCGAGCCTCGCCCGCCGTCACACGGCGCTGTCGGGCCGTGAGATCGAGCACCTCCATCATCTTGTCGCGGACTGGCAGCTCCTCGCGGACCTGAACTTCGCCGACCTGCTCCTGTTCGGAGCGTTACGCGACCGCGAGGCGTACGTCGTGCTCGCGCAGGTGCGTCCC of Actinomycetota bacterium contains these proteins:
- a CDS encoding biotin/lipoyl-binding carrier protein, which translates into the protein MADVEAEMVANVWKVLVAPGSEVAEGDTLVILESMKMEIPVVSPQGGKVTAVKVVEGGVVQEGDIIAVVE
- a CDS encoding enoyl-CoA hydratase/isomerase family protein; the protein is MSDLVVVERGPVAVLTLNRPERRNALSGEMLQSIFDALASLATDAQARCLLLRGEGKHFCAGADFSDVAEGAASGARYGAGFEQMLRAIEEHPLPVVAAVQGAALGAGCQLLAAADLAVAADDARIGIPSARLGILLDLEKVQRMVQIIGPAHTRELLLTGRELDGREAAAWGLVTKVVKARDVDQVARLLAEQVAENAPLSVQGSKAAIRTVLRHGSLDRAAHGAEFGHHDENALRALTSADVAEGLRALSERRPPEFKGE
- a CDS encoding DUF2017 family protein, with protein sequence MRGPFALRRDGQLDVTLTPVEADLFRSVVEQMTQVLDDPPARLFPPAYKDDPEAQAEYARLMTEDLKDGKRRAIASVQTTLERGKPKRDAWRVTLTADEAQDWLAVLNDARLALGTRLAVTEDSYERDLDPADPDAAAHEVFRYLGYLEDFLVHTLMG
- the clpS gene encoding ATP-dependent Clp protease adapter ClpS — encoded protein: MSTRPSTIERPEVDEVVRQDKPWIVIVWNDPINLMSYVTYVFQKLFGFPREKAHRLMLQVHNEGRAIVASGPRERCEADVARLHAHGLWATLFKED